In a single window of the Halopiger xanaduensis SH-6 genome:
- a CDS encoding TRAP transporter large permease — translation MITASLPLELLLLAVAIVSVLLFALGVPLVLSFGLWVVAFYLLVPGFSIANMSITAFSELESFTYIAIPLFILVGDLFRKADVSKDIVSFSRACLGWLPGSTGNTVIGTSAIFSAITGSNAATTASVGQALYPSMKEEGYEPGYAAATIASGGTIGSVLPPSIMLIVYGVTFGVSIPDLFIAGIIPGIAMMGILLGINMFISNRFDYGIDTDAYNFEVRDVAETAWKAKIGLGAIIILLGGIFAGIFSPAESASVAVLYILVTAVVTGRLRNGTKMVQAGYTSLVLVGVLMPIIVIAVLVQQNLAYLNLEDAVSEAILSLGSDWLIIVALVATVLIAGLALASIPNVVLTAPLLTPAALEIGLDPVTWGVIFILGDAIGFITPPYGLNLYIISGLTDIDYMIVAYRALPYLGGLLVLLFVLLAFPEVNFLA, via the coding sequence ATGATCACCGCGAGCCTTCCGCTTGAGCTGCTCCTGCTGGCGGTCGCGATCGTTAGCGTCCTGCTGTTCGCACTTGGCGTGCCACTCGTGCTCTCCTTCGGGCTCTGGGTCGTCGCGTTCTACCTCCTCGTTCCCGGATTCTCGATCGCGAACATGTCGATTACGGCCTTCTCGGAGCTGGAGTCGTTCACCTACATTGCGATTCCGCTGTTCATTCTTGTCGGCGATCTCTTCAGGAAGGCAGACGTCTCTAAGGACATCGTTTCGTTTTCGCGGGCCTGTCTCGGGTGGCTCCCCGGGAGCACTGGGAACACGGTCATCGGGACATCAGCAATCTTCTCGGCGATCACGGGATCGAACGCCGCGACGACTGCATCCGTCGGTCAGGCGCTGTACCCGTCGATGAAGGAGGAAGGATACGAGCCAGGATACGCGGCGGCCACGATCGCATCCGGCGGAACGATCGGGAGCGTGCTCCCGCCGAGTATCATGCTCATCGTCTATGGTGTCACCTTCGGCGTCTCGATTCCGGACCTGTTCATCGCCGGCATCATTCCCGGGATAGCGATGATGGGTATTCTGCTGGGAATCAACATGTTCATCTCGAATCGGTTTGATTACGGCATCGATACGGACGCATACAACTTCGAAGTACGAGACGTCGCGGAGACCGCTTGGAAAGCGAAGATTGGACTCGGCGCGATCATCATCCTGCTCGGCGGCATTTTCGCGGGCATCTTCTCGCCTGCGGAATCGGCATCAGTCGCCGTGCTCTACATCCTCGTAACGGCTGTCGTCACCGGCCGACTCCGAAATGGGACCAAAATGGTCCAAGCTGGCTATACGTCGCTTGTGCTGGTTGGCGTGCTGATGCCGATCATCGTCATCGCTGTTCTCGTCCAGCAGAATCTTGCGTATCTCAACCTGGAAGATGCCGTTTCAGAGGCGATCCTCTCGCTGGGATCGGACTGGCTCATTATCGTCGCGCTTGTTGCAACCGTGTTGATCGCGGGCCTGGCTCTGGCGTCGATTCCGAACGTCGTACTGACGGCACCACTACTGACGCCTGCCGCGCTCGAGATTGGTCTCGATCCAGTTACTTGGGGTGTTATTTTCATTCTAGGTGATGCAATCGGCTTTATCACGCCTCCGTACGGGCTAAACCTCTATATCATCAGCGGACTCACAGACATCGACTACATGATCGTGGCATACCGAGCGCTACCGTATCTCGGCGGTCTGCTGGTGCTCCTCTTCGTTCTCCTTGCCTTTCCCGAGGTCAATTTCCTCGCCTGA
- a CDS encoding MarR family transcriptional regulator, whose protein sequence is MSTDLETAEGMESRELVHFVTQQTRFALINNILQHPEQLPSMYELEELNPSVSDATVYKHIQKLIDAGIVKEVALDDDERRQGYPWKFYGLTEKGREFLDDHNLLAAEETLQQIYDTISDKPEKMVKYENAPRPGEA, encoded by the coding sequence ATGAGCACCGACCTGGAGACTGCTGAGGGGATGGAATCCCGGGAACTCGTCCACTTCGTTACCCAACAGACGCGGTTCGCGCTGATCAACAACATCCTCCAGCACCCCGAGCAGCTCCCCTCAATGTACGAGCTCGAGGAGCTCAATCCCAGCGTAAGCGACGCCACCGTCTACAAGCACATCCAGAAGCTGATCGACGCTGGTATCGTCAAAGAGGTAGCCCTCGACGATGACGAACGTCGACAGGGGTACCCGTGGAAGTTCTACGGGCTCACCGAAAAGGGTCGGGAGTTCCTCGACGACCACAACCTCCTCGCAGCAGAGGAGACGCTCCAACAGATCTACGACACCATCTCAGACAAGCCCGAGAAGATGGTCAAGTACGAGAACGCTCCTCGTCCGGGAGAAGCGTAA
- a CDS encoding TRAP transporter substrate-binding protein, producing MDCISPSASFAIADRLEAESDGELTMIIQPNNQICSSASCGTKVQSQVIEAGYGSIGNSTAFFPENQIWLVPYTFPSPESITYTLTHEYAWENFWLPFARKYNVLPFYYWTPALRDVFISEDGTKQIGGDLRRPEQLEGLIIRRTASRAADESLGTWSATPTEVSWGDTVQGMETGVVQGLETWSSVAIGSGMGSVIDQVVDVGFMCGQGTLWVNTDWLQSLPEEHRDLIAEVTRETTEEAVAQADELVNERVGQQAPPPDGSAWDEFGVTVNILDDDERQAWVDPLDPQQNPEKWEPERELLDNFEETPDDFYERIYEIARESNAPNSPSEFSIDAWWGDYLEEI from the coding sequence TTGGACTGTATCTCGCCATCGGCGTCGTTCGCGATTGCCGACCGCCTCGAGGCGGAGTCGGACGGCGAACTGACGATGATCATCCAGCCGAACAACCAGATTTGCAGTTCGGCGAGTTGCGGAACGAAAGTTCAGAGTCAGGTTATCGAGGCCGGCTACGGGTCGATCGGGAATTCGACGGCGTTCTTTCCGGAAAACCAGATCTGGCTCGTTCCGTACACGTTTCCGTCGCCTGAATCGATCACGTACACGCTCACACACGAGTACGCATGGGAGAACTTCTGGCTTCCATTCGCGCGGAAGTACAATGTGCTCCCGTTCTATTACTGGACGCCTGCGCTCCGGGACGTCTTCATCTCCGAGGACGGAACGAAACAGATCGGCGGCGACCTCCGGCGACCGGAGCAACTCGAGGGTCTGATCATCCGCCGGACCGCGTCACGGGCCGCAGACGAATCGCTTGGGACCTGGAGCGCGACGCCGACCGAAGTTTCGTGGGGCGACACCGTTCAGGGGATGGAGACCGGCGTCGTGCAGGGACTCGAGACGTGGTCGTCGGTCGCGATCGGCTCCGGGATGGGGTCGGTCATCGATCAGGTCGTCGACGTGGGGTTCATGTGCGGGCAAGGCACCCTGTGGGTGAACACGGACTGGCTGCAGTCGCTCCCGGAGGAGCATCGCGATCTGATCGCCGAGGTCACGCGAGAGACGACCGAAGAAGCGGTCGCACAGGCTGACGAACTGGTCAACGAACGTGTTGGGCAGCAGGCGCCGCCGCCGGACGGTTCGGCATGGGACGAGTTCGGCGTGACGGTGAACATCCTCGACGACGACGAACGACAGGCGTGGGTTGATCCGCTCGATCCGCAACAGAACCCCGAGAAGTGGGAGCCCGAACGAGAACTGCTCGATAACTTTGAGGAGACGCCCGACGACTTCTACGAGCGGATCTACGAGATCGCTCGTGAGAGCAACGCACCGAACTCCCCGTCCGAGTTCAGCATCGATGCGTGGTGGGGCGACTACCTCGAGGAGATCTGA
- a CDS encoding Cdc6/Cdc18 family protein, producing the protein MSDSDDLFVRTDPIFVNKELLEISHVPDEGRIVGRDDEISQLASAVNPAIFGQSPSNVLIYGKTGTGKSLCAKYVSSRLVDTAEEEGTDATYVYVDCAQDSTETQTVQTIASSVNTDETDIYIPDKGISTATYYKRLWRILDEKYDVVLIILDEIDKLEDDAILMQLSRAGEAGKLTNCKVGVVGISNKIQYKDRMDERVKSSLCEREFVFPPYNATQLNDIMAARSDAFRSGVLEEGVIPRAAALAAREHGDARKAIDILRYAGEIAQSTGADTVREDFVVQARERAEVDRFRELIRGSTPHSKYVLQALTVLSLEQKSDDLDTPEQGFRTTRIYEVYEQICRQEGVDTLSLRRVRDLLKEHAFLDVIEQSRHSGGSAEGSYTEHMLLEDPEVVKNVLADSIE; encoded by the coding sequence ATGTCCGACTCCGACGATCTGTTCGTTCGCACGGATCCGATCTTCGTCAACAAGGAACTCCTCGAGATCAGTCACGTCCCTGACGAAGGTCGTATCGTCGGGCGCGACGACGAAATCAGCCAGTTAGCGAGTGCGGTCAACCCTGCTATCTTCGGTCAAAGTCCGAGCAACGTCCTCATCTACGGCAAAACGGGTACTGGAAAGTCGTTGTGTGCTAAGTACGTCTCGAGCCGACTCGTCGATACCGCCGAGGAGGAAGGCACCGATGCGACGTACGTCTACGTCGACTGCGCGCAAGATAGCACCGAAACCCAGACGGTCCAGACGATCGCCAGCTCGGTCAATACGGACGAGACGGATATCTACATTCCCGATAAAGGGATCAGCACGGCGACGTACTACAAACGCCTCTGGCGAATTCTCGACGAAAAGTACGACGTCGTGTTGATCATTCTCGACGAGATCGACAAACTCGAGGACGATGCGATTCTCATGCAGTTGTCTCGAGCTGGCGAGGCCGGAAAACTCACTAACTGTAAGGTCGGCGTCGTCGGTATCAGTAACAAGATCCAGTACAAAGATCGGATGGACGAACGAGTGAAATCGAGTCTGTGCGAGCGCGAATTCGTCTTCCCGCCGTACAACGCAACGCAACTCAACGATATTATGGCGGCTCGAAGCGACGCGTTCCGCTCGGGCGTCCTCGAGGAGGGGGTTATTCCTCGCGCTGCGGCACTCGCCGCTCGCGAGCACGGCGACGCGCGGAAGGCGATTGACATTCTTCGATACGCCGGCGAAATCGCGCAATCGACCGGCGCTGACACGGTCCGCGAGGACTTCGTGGTGCAAGCCCGAGAGCGAGCCGAGGTCGATCGGTTCAGGGAACTCATTCGCGGGTCGACGCCGCACTCGAAGTACGTCCTGCAAGCGTTGACTGTCCTCTCGCTCGAGCAGAAGTCGGACGATTTGGACACTCCTGAACAAGGATTCCGTACGACACGAATTTACGAGGTATACGAACAGATCTGTCGACAGGAAGGGGTCGATACACTCTCACTGCGTCGCGTTCGCGATCTCCTCAAGGAGCACGCGTTCCTCGATGTGATCGAACAGTCGCGTCACAGTGGAGGGAGTGCCGAAGGAAGCTACACCGAGCATATGCTCCTGGAGGATCCCGAGGTTGTCAAAAACGTCCTCGCCGACTCCATCGAGTAA
- a CDS encoding TetR/AcrR family transcriptional regulator has product MSEPQGEAASTDTREVIMEATFRAISEHGYKDLRMRDIGEEMDMTRQVIHYHFDGKYDLMASFLEYVIEQYEGSVTVDSEANPKAQLDARIDQCLFGPEFDEFTHWDRMKVYHELFAHARNDERHREIFNDHYTRLRESIVEVIEEGIEQGVFRDVDAAQMGQLLTDVIHAARERRISLGDDDAPEDARRAIDEFVLDSLYAND; this is encoded by the coding sequence ATGAGCGAGCCCCAGGGGGAGGCCGCGTCTACCGATACGCGGGAGGTGATCATGGAGGCGACGTTCCGCGCGATCAGCGAGCACGGGTACAAGGACCTCAGAATGCGCGATATCGGCGAAGAGATGGACATGACCAGGCAGGTCATCCACTACCACTTCGACGGAAAGTACGATCTCATGGCCTCGTTTCTCGAGTACGTCATCGAGCAGTACGAGGGGAGCGTCACCGTCGACAGCGAAGCGAATCCGAAAGCGCAACTCGACGCGCGGATCGATCAGTGCCTGTTTGGGCCCGAATTCGACGAGTTCACGCACTGGGACCGCATGAAGGTGTATCACGAGTTGTTCGCACACGCCCGAAACGACGAGCGACACCGCGAGATCTTCAACGATCACTACACGCGACTCCGGGAGAGCATCGTCGAGGTCATCGAGGAGGGGATCGAACAAGGCGTCTTCCGCGACGTCGACGCCGCACAGATGGGGCAACTGCTGACCGACGTGATCCACGCCGCTCGAGAGCGCCGGATTTCGCTGGGTGACGACGACGCCCCCGAAGACGCGCGGCGAGCTATCGACGAGTTCGTTCTCGACTCGTTGTACGCCAACGACTAA
- the tuf gene encoding translation elongation factor EF-1 subunit alpha, with translation MSADKPHQNLAIIGHVDHGKSTLVGRLLYETGSIPEHVIEQHREEAEEKGKGGFEFAYVMDNLTEERERGVTIDIAHQEFSTDTYDFTIVDTPGHRDFVKNMITGASQADHAVLVVAVDDGVAPQTQEHVFLARTLGIDELIVGINKMDVVDYEESTYNEVVEEVTQLLKQVQFNTDDASFIPVSAFEGDNVSEHSDNTPWYDGEILLKALNELPEPKPPTDAPLRLPIQDVYTISGIGTVPVGRIETGVMETGDNVSFQPSDVGGEVKTIEMHHEEVPKAEPGDNVGFNVRGIGKDDIRRGDVCGPADDPPSVAETFQAQIVVMQHPSVITAGYTPVFHAHTAQVACTIESIDQKIDSSSGEVAEENPDFIQSGDAAVVTIRPQKPLSIEPSSEIPELGSFAIRDMGQTIAAGKVLEVHERT, from the coding sequence ATGAGCGCAGACAAACCTCATCAGAACCTGGCCATTATCGGTCACGTTGACCACGGGAAGAGTACACTCGTAGGACGCCTCCTCTACGAGACGGGGAGCATACCCGAGCACGTCATCGAACAGCACCGCGAAGAAGCCGAGGAGAAGGGCAAGGGCGGCTTCGAGTTCGCCTACGTCATGGACAACCTCACCGAGGAACGCGAACGCGGTGTCACCATCGACATTGCTCACCAAGAGTTCTCGACGGACACGTACGACTTCACCATCGTCGACACGCCCGGTCACCGAGACTTTGTGAAGAACATGATTACTGGGGCCTCACAAGCCGATCATGCCGTCCTCGTCGTCGCCGTCGACGACGGCGTCGCGCCTCAGACCCAGGAACACGTCTTCCTAGCTCGCACCCTTGGAATCGACGAACTCATCGTCGGCATCAATAAGATGGACGTCGTCGACTACGAGGAGTCGACGTACAACGAGGTCGTTGAGGAGGTCACACAGCTACTCAAGCAGGTCCAGTTCAATACCGACGACGCATCGTTCATTCCTGTCTCTGCCTTTGAAGGAGACAACGTTTCCGAGCACTCCGACAACACGCCGTGGTACGACGGCGAAATACTGCTCAAGGCGCTCAACGAACTGCCTGAACCGAAGCCACCAACGGACGCGCCGCTGCGACTTCCAATCCAAGACGTCTACACGATTTCGGGCATCGGTACCGTCCCGGTCGGACGGATCGAGACCGGCGTCATGGAGACCGGCGACAACGTCTCTTTCCAGCCCAGCGATGTGGGCGGGGAGGTCAAGACGATCGAGATGCACCACGAAGAGGTGCCCAAGGCCGAACCCGGTGATAACGTCGGCTTCAACGTCCGTGGCATCGGCAAGGACGACATCCGCCGCGGTGACGTCTGTGGCCCCGCCGACGATCCGCCGAGTGTCGCCGAGACGTTCCAGGCCCAGATTGTCGTCATGCAACACCCCTCGGTCATCACTGCCGGCTACACACCTGTCTTCCACGCTCACACGGCACAGGTCGCCTGTACCATCGAATCGATCGATCAGAAGATCGACTCCTCAAGCGGCGAGGTCGCCGAGGAAAACCCCGACTTCATCCAGTCGGGTGACGCTGCCGTAGTCACCATCCGACCACAAAAGCCCCTCAGCATCGAACCGTCCAGCGAGATCCCCGAACTCGGGAGCTTTGCCATCCGCGACATGGGTCAGACCATCGCGGCCGGCAAGGTCCTCGAGGTCCACGAACGGACCTGA
- a CDS encoding MATE family efflux transporter, producing the protein MPNPFRWLLLSIGYLLARADVVDPRRVERTTDLAWPRIVTGIARMSKSAADVAMVGIALGPAAIAGVGFATPFWGLAFAFGGGVAGATISLVSQRYSADADDELSLAVTTSALLVVAITVPLAALFWTLPEGLIGLVGDGTASVAYGADYLRVVALGVPFAGLNLIGSRTLVGADDAWTPMMLRAGGAVVNVVINAVLLFVLEVGVVGAAIGTVAANVLVLAAFVTGFTVGWLPLIGEFPVTVDLSRPYTTVADIRDVVDIGTPLVFTNVARRAAQFPMLAIVALFGPNVVAAYVVARRVRDLMDTPGWGFSLASSSLVGQELGTGDERGAGRYGQEVLRFGTAVYLFSAAGVFLFAEQVGRLFVDDPSILPLVTTFIVVACVSVIFRGVSGGATGPLRASGDTRWPFYGQLLGLYVFALPLAALGAISLPVPVLGAVTPLGIEALYAALILETLVPAVITYYRFTTGHWKVVSRGYRPQSSHSD; encoded by the coding sequence GTGCCGAATCCGTTCCGGTGGCTGCTGCTCTCGATCGGGTACCTCCTCGCTCGAGCGGACGTCGTCGACCCGCGCCGCGTCGAGCGGACGACCGATCTCGCCTGGCCGCGGATCGTGACCGGGATCGCCCGGATGTCGAAATCCGCGGCCGACGTGGCGATGGTCGGGATAGCGCTGGGTCCCGCAGCGATCGCCGGCGTCGGATTCGCGACCCCCTTCTGGGGACTCGCGTTCGCGTTCGGCGGCGGCGTCGCCGGGGCGACGATCAGTCTCGTCTCCCAGCGGTACAGCGCCGACGCGGACGACGAGCTGTCGCTGGCGGTGACCACGAGCGCGCTCCTCGTCGTCGCGATCACCGTTCCGCTCGCAGCCCTGTTCTGGACGCTCCCCGAGGGCCTGATCGGGCTCGTCGGCGACGGGACCGCGTCCGTCGCCTACGGTGCGGACTATCTGCGCGTCGTTGCCCTCGGCGTTCCGTTCGCCGGACTGAATCTGATCGGGAGCCGCACGCTCGTCGGCGCGGACGACGCGTGGACGCCGATGATGCTGCGAGCGGGCGGTGCAGTCGTCAACGTCGTCATCAACGCCGTGCTGCTGTTCGTCCTCGAGGTCGGCGTCGTCGGCGCGGCGATCGGGACGGTCGCGGCGAACGTACTCGTACTGGCGGCCTTCGTGACTGGATTTACCGTCGGTTGGCTGCCGCTGATCGGCGAGTTTCCCGTCACCGTGGATCTCTCGCGACCCTACACGACGGTCGCCGATATTCGGGACGTGGTCGACATCGGAACCCCGCTCGTGTTCACGAACGTCGCCCGTCGCGCCGCGCAGTTCCCGATGCTCGCGATCGTCGCGCTGTTCGGCCCGAACGTCGTCGCCGCCTACGTCGTTGCCCGCCGCGTGCGCGATCTGATGGACACGCCCGGCTGGGGCTTCTCGCTGGCCTCCTCGAGTCTGGTCGGCCAGGAACTCGGCACCGGCGACGAGCGGGGCGCGGGGAGGTACGGGCAGGAAGTGCTCCGGTTCGGGACCGCCGTATACCTCTTTAGCGCAGCGGGCGTCTTCCTCTTCGCCGAACAGGTCGGCCGGCTCTTCGTCGACGATCCGTCGATCCTGCCGCTGGTCACGACGTTCATCGTCGTCGCCTGCGTCAGCGTCATCTTCCGCGGCGTCAGCGGCGGCGCGACCGGCCCGCTCCGCGCGAGCGGCGACACCCGCTGGCCGTTCTACGGCCAACTGCTGGGACTGTACGTCTTCGCGCTTCCGCTCGCCGCCCTCGGCGCGATCTCGCTGCCGGTACCCGTCCTCGGTGCCGTGACGCCGCTGGGAATCGAAGCGCTGTACGCGGCGCTGATACTCGAGACGCTCGTTCCCGCCGTGATCACCTACTACCGGTTCACCACCGGCCACTGGAAGGTCGTCAGTCGCGGCTACCGACCGCAGTCGTCGCACAGCGACTGA
- a CDS encoding DUF7344 domain-containing protein: MLLYHTHIPKLEEAGIVTYDQERDIVTLAEQVEHIKQYQDLLTVD; this comes from the coding sequence ATGTTGCTCTACCACACTCATATTCCGAAATTGGAGGAGGCAGGCATCGTAACATACGATCAGGAGCGAGATATAGTTACGCTTGCAGAGCAAGTGGAACACATCAAGCAGTATCAGGATTTACTCACGGTTGATTAA
- a CDS encoding TRAP transporter small permease codes for MSTITETTDVRFPSWLEYLEKYFEGMLALTLLMVVLAITVTDIFGRTFFAWTIDWGFEVAQGLFVWIAWLAASFGLRHQSYFRFTLFRSKLSKGGQYAMYVIEWLLWILVIGAIFWYSIPEFVQMLESGRMVVGTENVMQAHFYLAVPVGTGLILLRVIQQAITTTIAYRAGDDIQPDPQIGVRDE; via the coding sequence ATGTCAACGATAACGGAAACGACCGACGTTCGGTTTCCGTCGTGGCTCGAGTACCTCGAGAAGTACTTCGAGGGGATGCTCGCACTGACGCTGTTGATGGTGGTCCTGGCCATCACGGTCACGGACATCTTCGGTCGCACGTTCTTCGCGTGGACAATCGACTGGGGATTCGAAGTCGCACAGGGATTGTTCGTCTGGATCGCGTGGCTCGCGGCGTCGTTCGGTCTCCGCCACCAGTCGTACTTCCGGTTTACGCTGTTTCGGTCAAAGCTCTCGAAGGGCGGCCAGTACGCCATGTACGTGATCGAGTGGCTACTCTGGATCCTCGTCATCGGCGCGATCTTCTGGTACTCGATCCCAGAGTTCGTCCAGATGCTCGAGTCTGGTCGAATGGTCGTCGGCACCGAGAACGTGATGCAGGCCCACTTCTATCTCGCCGTGCCGGTTGGGACGGGGCTGATCCTGCTTCGCGTGATCCAGCAGGCGATCACCACGACGATCGCCTATCGAGCCGGTGACGATATCCAGCCGGATCCGCAGATCGGGGTGAGAGATGAATGA
- a CDS encoding cobalamin-independent methionine synthase II family protein, producing the protein MRDTADRIRTTHIGSLPRPPELLELLEKRQDGEGVDEDEWESTVADATRAVVERQTEAGLDIANNGEQSRVSFNWYVKDRLSGIEGEREQELWADLQEFPEYAEETFKTDVIDLSMHPVVDDRIEYTGHEEAEAEIDGFLAALEDADAEFEDTFMTSASPSIVTATHVNDHYDDYAEFLFDVADAMAEEYELIADAGLTIQIDAPELLTTGQTAAYADAPLDEIKEITQLHVEALNEALENVPAEQVRLHTCWGSYEGPHHLDTDLADMLPVIYEADITGLSIEQANPRHQHEYRAFAEHPLPDGWTLMPGVVDVKTNIIDHPETIADRLERVADAVDDSTPIVAAPDCGFGTQAGIGMVDPEIAWAKLEALVEGAEIATDRLY; encoded by the coding sequence ATGAGAGATACCGCAGATCGGATTCGCACGACGCACATCGGGAGTCTTCCGCGACCGCCGGAACTGCTCGAACTGCTCGAGAAGCGCCAGGACGGCGAGGGCGTCGACGAGGACGAGTGGGAGTCGACCGTCGCGGACGCGACGCGCGCCGTCGTCGAACGGCAGACGGAGGCCGGCCTCGACATCGCCAACAACGGCGAGCAATCCCGCGTCTCGTTCAACTGGTACGTCAAGGACCGGCTGAGCGGGATCGAAGGCGAACGCGAGCAGGAGCTGTGGGCCGACCTCCAGGAGTTCCCGGAGTACGCCGAGGAGACGTTCAAGACGGACGTCATCGACCTCTCGATGCACCCCGTCGTCGACGATCGAATCGAGTACACCGGCCACGAGGAGGCGGAAGCCGAGATCGACGGCTTCCTCGCGGCCCTCGAGGACGCCGACGCCGAGTTCGAGGACACGTTCATGACTTCGGCGTCGCCGAGCATCGTCACGGCGACGCACGTCAACGACCACTACGACGACTACGCGGAGTTCCTCTTCGACGTCGCGGACGCGATGGCCGAGGAGTACGAACTCATTGCCGACGCCGGGCTGACGATCCAGATCGACGCGCCCGAGTTACTCACGACCGGTCAGACGGCGGCGTACGCCGACGCGCCGCTCGACGAGATCAAGGAGATCACGCAGCTCCACGTCGAGGCGCTTAACGAGGCCCTCGAGAACGTTCCGGCGGAGCAGGTCCGCCTCCACACCTGCTGGGGGAGCTACGAAGGACCGCACCACCTCGATACCGATCTCGCCGACATGCTGCCGGTGATCTACGAGGCCGACATCACCGGTCTCAGCATCGAGCAGGCCAACCCCCGCCACCAGCACGAGTACCGCGCGTTCGCCGAGCACCCGCTCCCGGACGGCTGGACGCTGATGCCGGGCGTCGTCGACGTGAAGACGAACATCATCGACCATCCAGAGACCATCGCCGATCGCCTCGAGCGCGTCGCCGACGCGGTCGACGACTCGACGCCGATCGTCGCCGCCCCCGACTGCGGGTTCGGCACGCAGGCCGGCATCGGAATGGTCGATCCCGAAATCGCGTGGGCGAAACTCGAGGCGCTCGTCGAGGGTGCCGAAATCGCGACCGACCGGCTCTACTAA
- a CDS encoding HalOD1 output domain-containing protein, with translation MEYEIDTDESASIAVVRALAAYTEARPEELDPLYNVIDPEALANLIDESKVAVRVEFEYCGYDVAIDAEKVYVDENVE, from the coding sequence ATGGAATACGAAATCGATACCGACGAGTCTGCTAGTATCGCAGTTGTGCGAGCTCTTGCTGCCTATACTGAGGCCCGGCCAGAGGAACTCGACCCACTATACAATGTGATTGATCCAGAAGCACTAGCGAATTTGATCGACGAGTCGAAGGTTGCCGTTCGCGTCGAATTCGAGTACTGCGGGTATGATGTCGCTATCGACGCAGAGAAGGTATACGTAGACGAAAACGTCGAATGA